In a single window of the Rhopalosiphum padi isolate XX-2018 chromosome 1, ASM2088224v1, whole genome shotgun sequence genome:
- the LOC132931939 gene encoding cytoplasmic dynein 2 intermediate chain 1-like isoform X2 — MARRTVENFNGFVAAAARPPPKKSTAAQPGATSRARPAATVTGGKKNVPAPAVKTAGAASLAPPTKNRDQHNTRPFTKVEKPQRNVTTKKPSVDVKNKHVKVNINQNENKTHKEEKAIVDKVDNSATVQSNSSDLSDNQEYEDDFEDYESDFESDTSVDSLVVGSPLKPTVLSQSISNDTVSVKFALPICVEEKIEPFLDEKFEINSLEQTIEMGLNNFKTAGKRKREQEVKVKIQTRGNILMEMIKLDTVSFSLLELPAIPYEQYIKMYGRSNMMQVQTQTHDENAEKEVQTNESNVVEKWTQHPIVLTNELDCSSIEYLRAKLGVGGTEPPDDHRRTRITMVDPDRVFEVARMMLSMLEQQSMDRAEHRLVANNFDLGFSNGHLSPVVSSLKFLEKRPVTSIEFLRVTSIIESLVTTHEVMDSFYQYVICIWSVSITEHPEYMLKCPNRVTSFCTIFKSTIGFVTAAHVDGSICVWDLREAKLHHQQINGVPCPLRSPSFNTALSIDQGHRSKIVGLSTVTYNNVTNEELPDELCSLDEDFVLTVWTVVDSWADASVVSEHKSAGTAPWSSVRLVKMQTFNANKNVPRYLSDGVTATCLCLNNKQDAFIGTNSGLVFRYNIGGHKVWPSYFTNENTAEHFAVNSLDICPFDLSFFLVACSSNEVLLYRASRPEAVKRLIALPRDGSGAQTSIVKTRWCVGYPGIVFGLDSLSSLHVWDLCDNTATPKMSVPFPGKTVTAISLMSTPTNRNTYLGLAFVDGTVELHQLKLDKRNETSECSSDQLTSFLAAL; from the exons ATGGCCCGGAGGACCGTCGAAAATTTCAACGGATTTGTGGCGGCTGCG GCTCGTCCGCCGCCGAAGAAATCCACCGCCGCACAACCGGGTGCGACAAGCCGAGCCAGGCCCGCGGCAACCGTGACCGGCGGCAAAAAGAACGTACCGGCGCCCGCTGTGAAGACTGCCGGCGCGGCGTCGCTCGCGCCACCGACCAAGAACA gaGATCAACATAACACCCGCCCATTTACGAAAGTGGAAAAACCGCAACGAAATGTTACTACGAAAAAACCCTCGGTcgatgttaaaaataaacacgtAAAAGTTAATATCaaccaaaatgaaaataaaacacacaaagAAGAAAAAGCAATTGTTGACAAAGTTGACAATAGTGCTACAGTTCAAAGCAATTCATCTGACCTATCAGATAACCAAGAATACGAAGATGACtttgaa GATTATGAATCCGACTTTGAATCTGATACTTCAGTTGATTCATTGGTAGTGGGATCGCCATTAAAACCAACGGTGCTGAGCCAATCGATATCAAATGACACTGTAAGTGTTAAGTTTGCGCTGCCCATCTGTGTAGAAGAAAAAATTGAACCATTTTTAGATGAGAAGTTTGAAATAAATTCGTTAGAACAGACCATTGAAATGGGACTAAACAACTTTAAAACTGCTGGAAAAAGAAAGCGAGAACAAGAA GTAAAAGTCAAAATCCAAACTAGGGGTAATATTTTGATGGAGATGATTAAGCTAGACACTGTTAGCTTTTCACTGTTAGAATTGCCAGCAATACCTtatgaacaatatataaaaatgtacggACGATCAAACATGATGcag gtGCAAACACAAACTCACGATGAAAACGCGGAGAAGGAAGTACAAACTAATGAAAGTAATGTGGTCGAAAAATGGACTCAACATCCTATTGTCTTGACAAATGAATTAGACTGTTCATCGATTGAATATTTgaga GCGAAACTGGGCGTCGGTGGTACTGAACCACCTGATGATCATCGTCGAACACGCATAACCATGGTAGATCCCGACAGAGTATTCGAGGTCGCCCGAATGATGCTATCGATGTTGGAACAGCAGTCGATGGATCGAGCTGAACATAGACTAGTGGCTAATAACTTTGACTTGGGTTTCAGTAACGGACATCTAAGCCCAGTTGTTTCTTCCTTGAAATTTCTCGAAAAACGTCCAGTCACATCCATAGAATTTTTGAGAGTCACATCAATTATCGAATCACTAGTTACAACGCatgaa GTGATGGATTCGTTTTatcaatatgttatatgtatttgGAGTGTATCAATAACAGAACATCCTGAGTATATGCTCAAATGTCCTAACCGTGTTACATCATTTTGCACTATTTTTAAGTCAACTATAGGATTTGTTACGGCTGCACACGTGGATgg GAGTATATGTGTGTGGGATTTAAGAGAAGCCAAATTACATCATCAACAAATCAACGGTGTCCCTTGTCCATTACGTTCACCATCCTTCAACACCG CATTATCGATCGACCAAGGCCATAGATCGAAAATTGTTGGCTTAAGCACGGTAACATACAACAATGTAACAAACGAAGAATTGCCAGATGAG CTTTGTAGTTTGGACGAAGATTTTGTGTTGACCGTATGGACAGTAGTGGATAGTTGGGCAGACGCATCTGTAGTTTCAGAACACAAGAGTGCTGGCACTGCGCCTTGGAGTTCAGTAAGACTGGTAAAAATGCAAACTTTCAATGCTAACAAAAATGTGCctag ATACTTGTCTGACGGTGTTACGGCAACATGTCTATGCTTGAATAACAAGCAAGACGCTTTTATTGGTACTAATTCTGGATTAGTTTTCCGGTATAACATAGGAGGACACAAAGTATGGCCGTCGTATTTTACCAACGAGAATACAG CTGAACATTTTGCCGTTAACTCTTTGGATATTTGCCCATTtgacttaagtttttttttg GTCGCGTGTTCAAGCAACGAAGTTTTGCTGTACCGAGCTAGTCGTCCAGAAGCAGTGAAACGATTGATTGCGTTGCCGAGGGACGGGTCAGGTGCTCAAACGAGTATCGTGAAAACTCGATGGTGTGTCGGATATCCTGGCATCGTTTTTGGGTTGGATTCATTATCTAG CTTACATGTGTGGGACCTTTGCGACAACACCGCCACGCCCAAAATGTCAGTACCGTTCCCAGGAAAGACTGTTACGGCCATTTCATTGATGTCAACACCAACAAATCGAAACACATACTTG GGATTGGCATTTGTGGACGGCACAGTTGAATTGCACCAGTTGAAGTTGGACAAAAGGAACGAGACAAGCGAGTGTTCCAGCGACCAGCTCACTAGTTTTCTGGCCGCTCTATAG
- the LOC132931939 gene encoding cytoplasmic dynein 2 intermediate chain 1-like isoform X1 translates to MRYRRLFLYVQTTFLFQARPPPKKSTAAQPGATSRARPAATVTGGKKNVPAPAVKTAGAASLAPPTKNRDQHNTRPFTKVEKPQRNVTTKKPSVDVKNKHVKVNINQNENKTHKEEKAIVDKVDNSATVQSNSSDLSDNQEYEDDFEDYESDFESDTSVDSLVVGSPLKPTVLSQSISNDTVSVKFALPICVEEKIEPFLDEKFEINSLEQTIEMGLNNFKTAGKRKREQEVKVKIQTRGNILMEMIKLDTVSFSLLELPAIPYEQYIKMYGRSNMMQVQTQTHDENAEKEVQTNESNVVEKWTQHPIVLTNELDCSSIEYLRAKLGVGGTEPPDDHRRTRITMVDPDRVFEVARMMLSMLEQQSMDRAEHRLVANNFDLGFSNGHLSPVVSSLKFLEKRPVTSIEFLRVTSIIESLVTTHEVMDSFYQYVICIWSVSITEHPEYMLKCPNRVTSFCTIFKSTIGFVTAAHVDGSICVWDLREAKLHHQQINGVPCPLRSPSFNTALSIDQGHRSKIVGLSTVTYNNVTNEELPDELCSLDEDFVLTVWTVVDSWADASVVSEHKSAGTAPWSSVRLVKMQTFNANKNVPRYLSDGVTATCLCLNNKQDAFIGTNSGLVFRYNIGGHKVWPSYFTNENTAEHFAVNSLDICPFDLSFFLVACSSNEVLLYRASRPEAVKRLIALPRDGSGAQTSIVKTRWCVGYPGIVFGLDSLSSLHVWDLCDNTATPKMSVPFPGKTVTAISLMSTPTNRNTYLGLAFVDGTVELHQLKLDKRNETSECSSDQLTSFLAAL, encoded by the exons ATGCGTTACCGTCGTCTTTTCCTTTACGTTCAAACGACATTTCTGTTTCAGGCTCGTCCGCCGCCGAAGAAATCCACCGCCGCACAACCGGGTGCGACAAGCCGAGCCAGGCCCGCGGCAACCGTGACCGGCGGCAAAAAGAACGTACCGGCGCCCGCTGTGAAGACTGCCGGCGCGGCGTCGCTCGCGCCACCGACCAAGAACA gaGATCAACATAACACCCGCCCATTTACGAAAGTGGAAAAACCGCAACGAAATGTTACTACGAAAAAACCCTCGGTcgatgttaaaaataaacacgtAAAAGTTAATATCaaccaaaatgaaaataaaacacacaaagAAGAAAAAGCAATTGTTGACAAAGTTGACAATAGTGCTACAGTTCAAAGCAATTCATCTGACCTATCAGATAACCAAGAATACGAAGATGACtttgaa GATTATGAATCCGACTTTGAATCTGATACTTCAGTTGATTCATTGGTAGTGGGATCGCCATTAAAACCAACGGTGCTGAGCCAATCGATATCAAATGACACTGTAAGTGTTAAGTTTGCGCTGCCCATCTGTGTAGAAGAAAAAATTGAACCATTTTTAGATGAGAAGTTTGAAATAAATTCGTTAGAACAGACCATTGAAATGGGACTAAACAACTTTAAAACTGCTGGAAAAAGAAAGCGAGAACAAGAA GTAAAAGTCAAAATCCAAACTAGGGGTAATATTTTGATGGAGATGATTAAGCTAGACACTGTTAGCTTTTCACTGTTAGAATTGCCAGCAATACCTtatgaacaatatataaaaatgtacggACGATCAAACATGATGcag gtGCAAACACAAACTCACGATGAAAACGCGGAGAAGGAAGTACAAACTAATGAAAGTAATGTGGTCGAAAAATGGACTCAACATCCTATTGTCTTGACAAATGAATTAGACTGTTCATCGATTGAATATTTgaga GCGAAACTGGGCGTCGGTGGTACTGAACCACCTGATGATCATCGTCGAACACGCATAACCATGGTAGATCCCGACAGAGTATTCGAGGTCGCCCGAATGATGCTATCGATGTTGGAACAGCAGTCGATGGATCGAGCTGAACATAGACTAGTGGCTAATAACTTTGACTTGGGTTTCAGTAACGGACATCTAAGCCCAGTTGTTTCTTCCTTGAAATTTCTCGAAAAACGTCCAGTCACATCCATAGAATTTTTGAGAGTCACATCAATTATCGAATCACTAGTTACAACGCatgaa GTGATGGATTCGTTTTatcaatatgttatatgtatttgGAGTGTATCAATAACAGAACATCCTGAGTATATGCTCAAATGTCCTAACCGTGTTACATCATTTTGCACTATTTTTAAGTCAACTATAGGATTTGTTACGGCTGCACACGTGGATgg GAGTATATGTGTGTGGGATTTAAGAGAAGCCAAATTACATCATCAACAAATCAACGGTGTCCCTTGTCCATTACGTTCACCATCCTTCAACACCG CATTATCGATCGACCAAGGCCATAGATCGAAAATTGTTGGCTTAAGCACGGTAACATACAACAATGTAACAAACGAAGAATTGCCAGATGAG CTTTGTAGTTTGGACGAAGATTTTGTGTTGACCGTATGGACAGTAGTGGATAGTTGGGCAGACGCATCTGTAGTTTCAGAACACAAGAGTGCTGGCACTGCGCCTTGGAGTTCAGTAAGACTGGTAAAAATGCAAACTTTCAATGCTAACAAAAATGTGCctag ATACTTGTCTGACGGTGTTACGGCAACATGTCTATGCTTGAATAACAAGCAAGACGCTTTTATTGGTACTAATTCTGGATTAGTTTTCCGGTATAACATAGGAGGACACAAAGTATGGCCGTCGTATTTTACCAACGAGAATACAG CTGAACATTTTGCCGTTAACTCTTTGGATATTTGCCCATTtgacttaagtttttttttg GTCGCGTGTTCAAGCAACGAAGTTTTGCTGTACCGAGCTAGTCGTCCAGAAGCAGTGAAACGATTGATTGCGTTGCCGAGGGACGGGTCAGGTGCTCAAACGAGTATCGTGAAAACTCGATGGTGTGTCGGATATCCTGGCATCGTTTTTGGGTTGGATTCATTATCTAG CTTACATGTGTGGGACCTTTGCGACAACACCGCCACGCCCAAAATGTCAGTACCGTTCCCAGGAAAGACTGTTACGGCCATTTCATTGATGTCAACACCAACAAATCGAAACACATACTTG GGATTGGCATTTGTGGACGGCACAGTTGAATTGCACCAGTTGAAGTTGGACAAAAGGAACGAGACAAGCGAGTGTTCCAGCGACCAGCTCACTAGTTTTCTGGCCGCTCTATAG